The following is a genomic window from Saccopteryx bilineata isolate mSacBil1 chromosome 4, mSacBil1_pri_phased_curated, whole genome shotgun sequence.
TCGGCATGGTTTGTACCCAGAGGGGAACAGACAGAGGATTTGCGTGTCGTTTGTGGTCCCCTTCCTGGGACAGGCATGCAATCACCCTCAGCAATGTCTGCTGATTCCTTCAACTGCTCAGAAGAAGGGAACGCTGTCACATGCCACTGCTGGGGTCCTGGTCCCCACATCGGGAGCAGGAAGTGGTGTGAGGGGCTCCCGCCTGCGTGACAGGCATCAGTCAGTAAGATGGAGTGGTGCACACCTGTACGGCATGTGTGGAGGTCCTCAGCGGCTGCGGGTTCTCTCTCTggccaggagctggagtggctgctGGAGATCAACCGGCTCACGCACCGGCTCCTGTGCAAGCACATGACCTTGGACAGCTTCGACGCCATGTTCCGGGAGGCCAACCACAACGTGTCCGCGCCCTACGGCCGCATCACCCTGCACGTCTTCTGGGAGCTGAACTTCGACTTCCTCCCCAACTACTGCTACAATGGGTCCACCAACCGGTGAGGGAGGCCCCacgcaggggtggggtgggggcagggtggggcccGGGGTGCAGCCAGCCGTGGCCTCCAAACAAAGCTCAGCACAGGTGTCAGTGACTTCCCAACGCACCTCCCGGAGCCCCTCCTGCGGGCAGGCTCTGTGCAGGGGACAGGCAGACACCTTTCTGCCCCTTGGAGCCCTTAGGCTAGAGCAAACAATTACATGACTGATCAAAAGATTGATCGCATGATATACGTGCTGTGATAAGCAGTGAACGTGGAGATGGAAGAGAGCCCGCAGAGCCCTGAGAGAGAGCAGCAGCACCTGACACAGCCCAGGAAGCAGTGCAGACCTCGGGAGAGGCTTCCTCCTCTGAGGAAGTGGGCCTGACTTGCAGtgcggaggaggaggagaaataaataaagcaggaaggaGAAAAGTATTCCAGGCCAAGTTTCTAGGGAGCGggcagctggggaggggggagcgggTGGGATAGGGAATGGAGCCGTCAGACGCAGGACGCAGGGGTGGGATAGGGAATGGAGCCGTCAGAGAGATGCAGGACGCAGGGGGGACCAGGACCAGGCTGCACACTGCTTCCCAGGCCACATAGGACCAAGCATTTACGAATCTTGGGAGAGTTTAAGGAAGGGGAGGGACATGACCAGATGGTACTGTTGTGAGGACATCCATACATGAGAACACGTGTGCAAACCAACAGGCATACACGTGCAGAGCACACACAAGCAAACGAGCTAATCCCTTCCACCCACAGAGGTTCAAGACCTGGTGGTGCAAGAAGTGAGAGGTATTCATGTACAAAATAAGTACATAAGAATTGAGCAAAACTGGTTCCAGGTCCTCCCCGTATCCTCAGGGCTGGCATTAAGTAAGtttgtgttgaatgaatgaaaggtcTGGTAGGCATCCACAGATGCTCCTGATCCCATGTACTTAGCGAGATGCACTTCCTGTTCTCTGAAGATTTGGGACTTTCAGCCTACTTGAGCAGAAGTCTGCAGACCCTGGCCCACCAGCCAGCCACATCTAGTTCCCAACTATTTCTGTACAGCCCAGGAGCTAAGAATGGTACTGATGTTTTTAAATGCTTGAAGAAAAATAACCCAAAGAAGAATGATAATTCGGTGACAAGTGGACATTATTTGAAATTCACAAGAACTCAGCCATGCTCATTCATTTACTATTGTTTACGGGTGCTTTCACACTCACTACCAGCAGAGCTGAGTATTTGGGGCAGAGACCATCTGGCTGGCAAAGCTAAAAATGTTTGCTGTCTGGGCCTTTACAGAAACAGTTTGCAAAATGCTGCTCCTGAGAAGCCCAGCTGAGggtggagaggtgggggtggggtggggacagagaagaCCATGTCAGACCCCGCCCACTATTCTGAGCAGCCCCAAGCCCCAAATCAAGCCTGGGAATCTGGACTATAGTTTTCCCATCTGTGGAGAGGAGGCAGTAGTTAAACTGGGAGCATGTCAGAGAGTGTCAGTACCTTTATAGGCAGCCCCCTAAGAAATGGCGTGGTTGAACCTCGTCAAGAAGGGCTCCCACTATCCCATGTCCCCTGAGGAATATCAGGACTGGTTAACTCCTGCCCCATCTCTTTTCTACTCCTAGTTTTGTCCGAACTGCCATTCCTTTCACCCAAGAACCGCAAAGAGATAAACCTGCCAATGTCCAGCCTTATTACCTCTATGGGTCCAAGGTGAGTAGTCTTGCCCGTGTCCTACTTCTCAGAGGGCTAGGGAGCAGAAGCACTGAATCGGAAAAGCAAGGTGTGGAGGTAGCGAGGCGGCAGTGAGGTCCAGGCGGAGACGACTGTGAGCTTATTCATCTTTATTGGTTCACAACTAGCAAGGAAGGGGGTGAACTCAGACCAGGGGCTGGATCCTGCACAGGAAATctctggggaggggagtgggatAGTGCATGCAGGGGGTTTCTCATCCTGGCCTTTCCTGACGCCTCCAGTTTCTCAGTCGATTCACTGTGGTATCGTCCTGCGAGTCTGGGATGTGTGCTTTGTAAGTATAAGGATCTACAGAAAGGGAGTGGTTGGAAAGGTGGAGCTTTGAAGGAAATCCAGTTGACTGGAGCTAGAACTAAGAAACCCATTTCCTGTGTCTGCGACTTTGTCACACGTACACGTCCTGACGCTAACTAACTAAACATCCTCAATAGTGCTGGCTCTGGACCTTTGGTCCGTTGCCATTCCTTAAAcagacatttattaagcacccacTATAGGCCAGACACTGGGATAGATTTTACATGCTAGGGATATAGTAGAGATTAAAACAGACATCACCTCTGCCCTTCTCAAGTTCCATTTCCACACCCATAGTGGCGACAGGGGATCAACGTCCACAGAGGCTCACCGTCACCACGGCATCTGTAGGAGGGTCACCTCTTAccctggggcggggggaggggagggtggttaTAGGAGGACTAAAGAATGCCGCTGAAAAGGTGAATtgtatcaacaacaaaaaagccaacaTTTCTCCTTGCGATGGGCTAAAAATGGCCACCTTTGACCCCGGTTTCAGATGAACTTAGGAGAGGAACTGACTGGATGAATATAACATTGTCAGGAAAGGTTGTCCTCTGGGTCAGGGAGCCCTGGATTAGGAAGCATGATGAACCAGGATGCGTTCCCACTACTCGGGCCGAGAGGTCGTGGGAGGATGCTGGAAGGGGCAGGCATCCTCCAGAGcagcccctctggtcaaggcaacTGTCCCAAACCAGGGGACGCCGACAGAGACAGGACTTTCGATAGTTCACAGGCCTGGCATCAAATACGAGTGGCTCGCAAAGTAAAAACATCTCCCTTTTCAATTCTCTTTCGAACCTTGTGGATTATATCAAGGAGAAAGACTTCCGTTGGTGCTAATAGGTCTTTAATACTTTTCCAGTGCTTGCTAATCTCCCTTTTTATCAAAGATTAGGAAGCAGGCCTTAAACCTTTAGGAATCATTAGGAGGTGGTATATGGaagtcaaatttattattttgttttcattctattTATTCTTATGTCTCTTCTGTTTATAGTGGGAGGGTGCTGGTATTCATTTTTGGAGTATTATAAGGCtaccttttaaaataagtttgagTTGTAAAATAGATGagtcaatttaaaaatagtaaggaTAGTATATGGctttaggaaaaatgaaaatgatgtaCCAGGTGGTATGTGATTGCCTGAAAGTTGGAAAACACTCGAGAGCAAGCCTCTCACACCTTTCTAAACAATGCCCGCAACAGCACAGGAGACGGCCCTTCTGCGTGCCAGCTGAGACACAGCTCCGAGAGCCCGTCTTCAACTCCAGAATTTCCTAGAACCCTTGTGTTTTATTTAAGTCGTGCAAATTTCCCTTTCTACCTCAtaatagactgctcacaaaaaattaggggatattttatcgcttcatattcattttgaaatatcccttaatttttgtgagcagtagatattCATATTCGCTTTAGTAttgaaataatctttaaaattttgaacGGCCCCACCCCCAATGGACCCCCCTCAAGAGATGCCATGTTTCTCCTTTAGCACAccattggggggggggtctgtgtCCTCCCGAGTGAGAAGCTTTGTCCCAGGGCATTCATTGAACCCAGGGGGTCCACAAGAACACTGACAGCAGAGGGGAGACACAGGCAGTCTACAGACACATTTTTACGAAGGAACTACTGCGCAGAGGGTCTTATGCTACATGCTGAGGCTGCCTCCTCCCCCCCTCACTTCTCAAAATGAGGCTGAATGATGGGTTGATCACCACCACCCCTCTGGGGGACACCCACATTGGGGGCATCCTGGTCTGCTTCCACTTCAGCTTCCGGTTCCGCTCCGGCTTCGGAATCCTCGCGTGGCATTTCTGCCAGTGGGAGCCCCTGCTGGTCTTCCTCCCTCTGACCAGCAGCCGGGGCATCCTCTGGCCATCTCACCAACCCATTGGCTACCGCCATGTGACCGGCTCTGTAAGCCCAGCGAGGCTCGTGGCAACGGATGCACCAGAACTGGACGCAGATGAAAGCCATGACGGCTGTGAAGCAGGCCAGCAGAATGGCCATCAGGACCCACAGGGAGATGCGGGGATCCACCACGAGGCTTCCAGAAGTCAGGGGATTCCTATCCAGGGTGTGGAACATGGTGCAGTAGTGCCTGTACGGGAAGACGGTCTTCTTGCAGCTGATGCACAAGAAGTAGTAAGTGGAAGGGGCGAGGTGCTCCAGCGCCACGGAGCTGATTGTTCGCGGCACCTTCTCCTCGCGGTGGAAGCCGTGGCGCAGATAGCCGGAGAAGATGCTGTTCCAGTTGGGCCTGTACATGATATGGTAGTTGTCCTCCAGGCAGGGCTCCGAGGACGACCAGGAAATGATGGCTCCCGTGTAAGAAACGTTCCCGACCTCGATGTTCATCCTGATTCTGCAACCAGAACCAAAGTGAAGAGTGACTTCCCCTTATTTAACTATTTATTTGTAATCATCATAGCCGCTGTTTATTGAGCATTCGAGATGGAGACTAATattgcccccattttacagacagcaATGGAGGCCGAGAGGCGATGTTACTCATCTAGGCTTGGCTAACCAGTGGCAGGACACACCTTCAAATCAGGGCTCTTTCATACCAAAGCTGGTCGCCTTCAGACCTAAGAAAGATGAGCCCACATCCCTCAGCCTCATCCTGCTCTGGCTGAGAGTCTTTAAATACAACATGTTCCCAaccctttaaaaaaatgccattaaAGGAGGAATTAGGACAAGCTCAGAGTTCCTGCATTAGTCACTACAGCTCTGTGACCTCCGAGTCAGGCAAGTGTTTCACCTAAATTTCCCTTCTGGACCTGTTGCATCTGCTCTAAGTGCTGGTAGCTGAGCCATCTAGAACATTCTGTGGCCCGTGTGAAGAGGACATTTGCATTGTTACTCATTAGCAGCTGATTTCTCCCCACAGTCTCTGCTCTTGTTTCGTTTGTGTTTCCAAAGCCAAAGGTACCCATGAAATTAGTTTTCATAGGTCAATACAGTCAGCTCCTAACACCGGCATAACTGGGTCTAGGTACTGCTGCTGGTAACTAGGAGCGGTAGTAATGGTAATCGCCACCGACAGTTAGCAAGTCGGTGCCCTGTCACGGGTCATGCTCTGAGCTAGGTCCCTGCTTTCACAGGGGAGCTATCTGAGGACTCAGCTATTAAGAACCAGACTCCAAGCTCTGTAACCACTGGATTTTCCTAACACAAGACTGCTGGGTTTTAGTAAAAGAAGGTTGGTGCAGAACGAGGTGCCCGTCCTGAGAGCCGTTGCCGTTTTTCCAGACAAATCAAACCCTTCAGATGGCCAGCCCTCTCACTTcggccttcatttctttttaattctgtgtGTTTCCCCCGTCACTGAGTTCCCCCAATCTAAAACTCCAGGACTGGCCGTGTTCAACCTGTGTGTGCGGACGGTCAGGTCTCCCCCCGCTCTGTTCTTTGTTTCTCCTGGCACGCGAAACACAGAAGGTTTTGTGTTCGGTTGCCACATtgtagtgtaaaaaaaaaagtcagattttAACCAGAATTGGGTATTAAGCCAAACTGCTCTCCGTCAGGAGCCACTCTGTCCccgctcctccctgcctccctccgaCCGCCCGGTTCCGTGCCCGTGTTCCCAGAGCTGCAGGAAAGTGCGCAGCGTGGACGGGTTATTTTTCAGTTATTGTTTCTCTTCTCTGAGGAGGACAGTGAACTAAAATGCTCAGGAAGGGGAGCAGTTGTTTCTATTTGCctggaaatttcagaaaaatagggACTGAAGGAGATGACGAGACAGGTGTGCTCAGATCCCTCCAGGGGAGGTCATTGTGAAGGAGAGTGAATATTTGCACTCCCTGCATTGGTCTCCATCTCGTACACAGCCATCCACAGTACCCCACACATCCCTGTAAATACGCTTCTGACCCCCGTGAAAGAGCTTAATTCATTACTAAAGACATAGGGGCAACGGCCCTTGCAAAACCCTCCCATCAGGGCTGATCAGGAGTCTGTTTCTTGTCATGACTCTGTTCCCCACCTGCCCTCTGCTGCTGGTTGTCTCAGCAGACTGAGCTCCTGACAGCAGACATTTTTAAGAGCTTTGTGTTAGGACGCTATCAGCATCCTCTGTTTTTAGGACCAAAAcagttttccttatttatttttcttcctctgctgcTGTTTGGAAATTCCCCCCTCTTTGTAGCTATTCCTATTACCCTTGCCTGGCCCTCGTCCAAGCAGAATGTGAAAGCAAAAGCCACTTCCATTCCCAAGAAGAGCCATTTATGTCCCTTACCTGATGCTTGCGGACGACTGGGGACCTGGGTGAGAGCGTAGCCTTCGGAGGCAGGGTGGACCCACGTTAGGGCAAtggctcctttcccctcctctgctcTGGGCTCTCCTTGATGTCTCTCTCGCCACCGTCTGAGTAATCCCACTGTCGCCCCCAACGCTCACATTATTCCTTTCTTCGGATCAGCATCACTCACCATGGCAACCAGCAGGCATATGTACACATGATGTTTTCCAGGACCAGTCTGGAAAGGCTTTCACCAGTGAGAGGAGCTCTCGTTTATTTgggggaaaacaaacaaagaaaaggcagacaaTCTGCTATAAACGGATCCTCGCTACGGTACTACCGTCCATAAGAcgcatctgaccataagacacacctggggttttaaggaagaaaataagaaaaaaaaattctgaaccaaatggtgtgttaaaatatttaataaaatactgtatcttTCACTCCATAagcatgggcatttccccctcctcttttggggggggggtgtatattatggagcgaaaaatacgttAATTCTTCCAAGGCTACTAAATTTTCTAATtggctcattatcatttgtttggtatttttgtttgttttgccccATCTAGCTCCTCTTTGGACAATGGTTTCAAATGCAAAATGCCCTTCTCTGTTACCCCACAACTAAAACAGTAATGTCATCTCTACCTCACcccacccactcccacccccctccccacctctgtaTTCTGGTCTCCTGTGGCATTACCTCGGTATATGACACTGGTCCACAGTCTGTtaatctctgggcctcagttccgtCCTGTGTAAAGCTGAGAGCATGGGCTGTATCGGGTGGCAGATTGAAGACAGGAGCACTGCCCCTGTCCAGTCCTGAATCCATGTCATTGCTAAACCGTGATGGTTTGGCAAGCCTGACATGGACCAAATTGTACTGGGTTGGTC
Proteins encoded in this region:
- the FNDC9 gene encoding fibronectin type III domain-containing protein 9, producing MNIEVGNVSYTGAIISWSSSEPCLEDNYHIMYRPNWNSIFSGYLRHGFHREEKVPRTISSVALEHLAPSTYYFLCISCKKTVFPYRHYCTMFHTLDRNPLTSGSLVVDPRISLWVLMAILLACFTAVMAFICVQFWCIRCHEPRWAYRAGHMAVANGLVRWPEDAPAAGQREEDQQGLPLAEMPREDSEAGAEPEAEVEADQDAPNVGVPQRGGGDQPIIQPHFEK